The genomic interval GGCGGGTTCACCGGTGGGAACAGTCCGCCACCGCCACCGCCGCCGCCGTCGCCCGGCCCGGTGGGCGTGGGAGTGGGGGTGGGGGGAGTCGGTTCGTCCTCCTGCGCCACGCTGACGGTGATCGTCACGGTCGTACCGGTCGGCTTCTTCTCCCCGGCGGACGGGTTCTGCCGGGTCACCTCGCCGGCCTCGGCCGGCGGCACCGGCTCACCGTCGACGACCCTCACGTCGAAGCCGGCCCTGTCCAGCCGCTCCCGCGCCTCGTCCTCCTGGAACCCGAGGACCCTCGGCACCTCGACGACGTTGCCCCGGGAGACCGAGACGGTCACCGTGCTGCCCTTGGCGACCTTCCTGCCCTCGGCCGGGTCGACCTCGGTGACGGTGCCCTTGTTCCTCTCGCTGTTCACGTCGGTGCGCTTGACCGTCAGGCCCTGCTCCTTGAGCCGGATCTCGGCGGACTCGAAGGTGCCGCCGACCAGGCCGGCCGGGACGGTGACGGTGCCGGGGCCGGTGCAGACCCGGATCTCGATCTCGGTACCCGCATCGACCTTGGTGGTCGGCGGCTGACTCTGCGAGGTGACCTGTCCCACCTTGCACTCGTCGCTGGTGTCCGGGTCGCCGACCTTGGCGGTCAGCTCCGCCTGTTCGAGGGCGTTCCGGGCCGCCGCCTCGGTGCTGCCGACCACGTTCGGCACCTCGACGCTGGCCGTGGCGCCCGGGTCCTGGTCGTTGTTGAGCATCAGCGCGGCGACCAGGGCGATCACCGCGAGCACCCCGAGGCCGCTCAGCGTGGCGATCACCCAGGCGGAGGCCTTGCGGCGCCGCGCGTCACCGACCCGGGCCGGCGGCATCGGCCGGCCTCCGCCGGCCTGGATCTGCCGGGTGGTGGCGGTGTGCGACATCGCCATCGTCTCGTCCTCGCGCAGCACCGGGGTGGCCATCACCGGCCGGCCGGCCGCCGCACGGAGCAGGTCGGCACGCATCTCGGCCGCGCTCTGGTAGCGGTTGAGCGGGTTCTTCGACAGCGCCTTGAGCACGATCGCGTCGATCGGCGGGGTGACGTCCGGGTTGAGGTCGCTCGGCGACGGCGGATCTTCCCGGACATGCTGGTAGGCGACGCTGACCGGGCTGTCACCGACGAACGGCGGATGGCCGCAGAGCAGCTCGAAGAGGACGCAACCGGCGGCGTAGACGTCCGACCGGGCGTCCACCGCCTCGCCCCGGGCCTGCTCGGGGGAGAGGTACTGAGCCGTACCGATCACCGCGCTGGTCTGCGTCATCGTGGTGGCGCCGCTGGCCAGCGCCCGGGCGATGCCGAAGTCCATCACCTTGACCTGGCCGGTCTGGGTCATCATCACGTTGCCGGGCTTGATGTCCCGGTGGATGATCCCGTGCCGGTGGCTGAACTCCAGCGCGGCGCAGACGTCGGCGGTGATCTCCAGGGCCCGACGGGGCATCAGCCGTCCCTCGGCGGCGAGCACCTCCTTGAGCGTCCGGCCGTTGACGAACTCCATCACGATGAACGGCAGGGTCTCGCCGGTGGGCGCGATCTCCTCGCCGGTGTCGTAGACGGCGACGATCGCGGGGTGGTTCAGCGAGGCGGCGTTCTGCGCCTCCCGCCGGAAACGCATCTGGAAGGTGTCGTCACGGGCCAGATCGGTACGAAGCATCTTGATCGCGACATCGCGGCCGAGCCGGAGGTCGCGCCCGCGGTGCACCTCGGCCATGCCGCCGTAACCGAGCAGCTCGCCGACCTGGTACCTGCCACCCAGCAGGCGGGCCTGCGCCGTCATCTCGTCTGTCGTCCTTCGCTCATCTGGTCACCCCGCCGGGGTATCCGGTCCGTTCCACCTGACGGTACGGCGCACCGGGCGGTGCGTCGCGTCCGGCTTCCGGCCGGAATTCCGATATCGCCGTCTGGGGCGCTGACATGCCGCTGTTGTTCTGGTTCTCTTTCCAGTTGAAGGCAACCACGCCCGAGCAGATCAGTACCAACAGGCCCAGCACAACGAAGAGCGCGATCAGCAAGGAGCGGTTCCCGGGCGACGGCGGCGGTACGGCCGGACGCCCCGGATACGAGTATGCGGCCTCCGGGCGAGGCCGGACCGGCTGCGGCACCGGGGCCGCGCCGCGGTTGTAGCCGGCGGGCCCGACCGGCGCCGTACCGGCCGGCGGGCGGGCCACCGGCGCGACGGCCGGCGAGTGCGGCGCCACCCGCGCGGCGGCGGGTGGCACCCGGGGCGCGGGCGGCACCGAGGTCGGCCGGGGCGGCATCACCGGCGCGGCCGGCGGCGGCGCGGGACGCTGCGGCGGCACCGGCAGCGATCCGACCGGCCGGCCGGGCTGGTTGGCCATCCCGATCGTGGCGGCGGCCTGCCGGGACACCGCGGCCAGCTCGGCCGCGCTCTGCCAGCGGGCCTTCGGGTCCTTCGCCATCGACCGCTCGACGATCGCCCGGATCGCCGGTGGGATGTCGCCGGGAAGCTGCCGGGGAGTGTCCCGGACGTGCTTCATGGCGATCTCGATCGCACTG from Plantactinospora sp. BC1 carries:
- the pknB gene encoding Stk1 family PASTA domain-containing Ser/Thr kinase; the encoded protein is MTAQARLLGGRYQVGELLGYGGMAEVHRGRDLRLGRDVAIKMLRTDLARDDTFQMRFRREAQNAASLNHPAIVAVYDTGEEIAPTGETLPFIVMEFVNGRTLKEVLAAEGRLMPRRALEITADVCAALEFSHRHGIIHRDIKPGNVMMTQTGQVKVMDFGIARALASGATTMTQTSAVIGTAQYLSPEQARGEAVDARSDVYAAGCVLFELLCGHPPFVGDSPVSVAYQHVREDPPSPSDLNPDVTPPIDAIVLKALSKNPLNRYQSAAEMRADLLRAAAGRPVMATPVLREDETMAMSHTATTRQIQAGGGRPMPPARVGDARRRKASAWVIATLSGLGVLAVIALVAALMLNNDQDPGATASVEVPNVVGSTEAAARNALEQAELTAKVGDPDTSDECKVGQVTSQSQPPTTKVDAGTEIEIRVCTGPGTVTVPAGLVGGTFESAEIRLKEQGLTVKRTDVNSERNKGTVTEVDPAEGRKVAKGSTVTVSVSRGNVVEVPRVLGFQEDEARERLDRAGFDVRVVDGEPVPPAEAGEVTRQNPSAGEKKPTGTTVTITVSVAQEDEPTPPTPTPTPTGPGDGGGGGGGGLFPPVNPPVTRPESR
- a CDS encoding serine/threonine-protein kinase — its product is MLKPGVLLGNRYRLDERIAGGGMGDVWRGTDEVLGRTVAVKILLPALLDEPGFAERFRGEARTMATINHPGVVDVYDYGSDQQIAFLVMEYVEGDALSRTLSRVGRLTPARTMALVAQAADALQAAHDKGIVHRDVKPGNLLVRPNGTLVLTDFGIARSALVGQLTAAGSVLGTASYISPEQAAGEVATACSDVYALGVVAYQCLAGRRPFEGNSAIEIAMKHVRDTPRQLPGDIPPAIRAIVERSMAKDPKARWQSAAELAAVSRQAAATIGMANQPGRPVGSLPVPPQRPAPPPAAPVMPPRPTSVPPAPRVPPAAARVAPHSPAVAPVARPPAGTAPVGPAGYNRGAAPVPQPVRPRPEAAYSYPGRPAVPPPSPGNRSLLIALFVVLGLLVLICSGVVAFNWKENQNNSGMSAPQTAISEFRPEAGRDAPPGAPYRQVERTGYPGGVTR